Within Xiphias gladius isolate SHS-SW01 ecotype Sanya breed wild chromosome 14, ASM1685928v1, whole genome shotgun sequence, the genomic segment agacggtgtcagcggagtctccctcatcctcttcacatcgTCACCACCCCCTGACAAACTCCAACTGCACATCTGTAGATAAGCACCAAAGTAACACTCAGCACTGACCTTGTATATTGGTGGATTCCGTTCAAAAACCAGACGGCATTTCGGTAAAGAGACATGTTATCAAGTGAACAACGCTCCCTCgcataaaaggaaaaataaagtgcaCCCGTTTGCCGGTCCGTGACAGATCAGTATCACATGAagcaggcagggagggagggagggagaacacTTACTGCCCTGTACCGACCCTGCATGGGAATAACTCTTAAAACACTCTCCCCTGAGAGTCAAGTGTTACGAGTCGAGGCTTTTATCCGCTCATTCACCACAGCGCCTCGTTCGAACCACGTGGTAGATCTCCAAATGTCGGGACGAGCTGCGCGTCGGCTGCCTGCCTGCAACAGGGACCGACAGTAGCCAATCCAGATGCTTGCGAGGTCTGGTGACGCGTCCTGCGGGCACCGCTCCTCCGGCGGCCAGGAGGGCGGAGTTAACCAGCTCGCTCAACCACCGGAGTGGACGACGGGTAGATATGTGTTGAGCCGGACTAGTTGACCCATTGTGGGGgttaaagtgcttttttttttctttttttttttcctgttgataGCATTTCTAGCTCGTGGCGCCCCGTCAAAAATGGTAAGtgtttggtgtatttttttggtggtttgttttgtccccccccccccctctacCCACGTCTGTAGCCGTACGGTAGCGTCAGCCTACTCTGGCCGTTCACCTGTTACACCTGTCGGCGCTGACAGGTAGCTAAAGCTAGAAACTACGCCTCTCCGCCACTTCCTTTCACCCCCGAGGCCTGTTTGCTCTTGTCAGGCCGCCCGAGGAGCAGCCGTCTCTGGGCTCTGTCGGGAGTCCGGGTGGTGCGTATCCCACTTTTAGCGACGGTCGGAAGTAAGGTGTACGTTTCCCTAACCGGTCCCCTCGGTAAAACAGGTTTCGTCACTTTCCGTCGGGTCCAGCGCTCCTGGCGGTTTCATGCTTTCCATGATTTGCCTAACACCGCTGACACGGGGATGTGCGCCTGGAAGTACCAGCGTTAGGCTCCAAAGTTAGAGGATAATGAATCCACTCTGAAGTGTAcagcaatttgtttttttgtatctggTTTCTCATTGAAGCTGTATGTTTTTAGTTCGGGAAATATTGAAACTTAAGAGGCCAGTTATCATGGGCCCTGGTTTGAACGGTGCTTTGTTGCAAAACATGAGTTTAGACATGAATTGTGCACTGAAGAGTATATTTGAGCATATGGATTAATTTACAGACTTTAACTCTATGGAcccattctttcttttctttttcttttttttttttttgtaatggagCATTTGCCTAGATGTTATGCACAGATACtcacaaatcacaaatgtcTCTCAAAAGTGCAACACAATACACTCTTTATCTTTTGACCCTTAATCCAGAAAACACGAATGGCACAAACCCCAACTCATTCACTCTTATGAGGCTCTCTTACATGAACAATGAGAGGAAGGCTTAGAGGAAACAGTGTGGCAGTGTGGTTCTGATTAAAAGAGGGGGAAAGTGATGTCCATTTTGATATGAAGCCAAAGCTATTCCCAACGCTAGGAAGCACATTCTCCAAACATCTGAAACCCAACTCCTTAGCGCTCTTAAAAATCGGAAAGGAAACATCAAACTACCTTTTCCTCAGTCATTTGTTGACCTTCAGAATTTCTTCCCgtcaagccttttttttttttccccatgttgATGGCATTTGGTCAGTGGAGTTACTATTTAATGAGCCAAGAAAACAGCAAACCACTTGTTTTACCCTTGgcttgtatgtgtgcgtgcgtgcgtgtgtgtgtgtgtgtctgtgtgtctgtgtgtctgatggTGGTTAATAATATCCTATGGAATGACTGAGTGTGGACatgtgcgcgcatgtgtgcaTACAAGTCCCTCTCCCCCATGATGACTGCACCTCTGATCCTGCCGCGTGTCTGCGCTGTCAGATGCGCTTCCTTCTTCTCTTCAGTCGCCAGGGGAGGCTGCGTCTGCAGAAGTGGTTTACGCCCCTGTCAGAGCgagagaagaagaagatcaTCAGGGACATGACCACCATGGTGTTGGCACGACAGCCACGCTCCTGCAACTTCCTGCACTGGAAAGACCTTAAGATTATTTACAAGAGGTGGGTGCTGCCCCCACATCTTCGTTTAACCTCTTTAAATCACTGGTTGTGTTTCTTAGGCAGCCGGACCACCAGTGTCTTTCTCACTGGTGTTACACCTACTGTTTATCATTTATCCCCATCAATGCCGGTTTATAATCATCCGTTGTCCACCTTTTCCTCAGATATGCAAGCTTGTATTTCTGCTTGGCCACAGAGAACCAGGAGAATGAGCTGCTTGCCCTGGAGGTTATTCATCGCTACGTGGAGCTGCTGGACAAATACTTTGGCAATGTATTTAACAGCGTTTCATCTTGTTTTATTCAATGTGGAACTATAGTCTGAAATGTAACGCTGAACTTGAATGGTAGCTTAAATCAAGGGCATATTCCTGGAGCctgtaaatattatattaaacagCCATTTCGGAATCTGAAAATGCACAAATGCCAGTGAATTCTGCACTTTGAActgtcatattttaaaaataacccGTGTATTCACCGTCATACCTCATCTCAGGTGTGTGAGCTGGACATAATCTTTAACTTTGAGAAGGCCTATTTTATCCTGGATGAGTTTCTAATGGGAGGGGAGATACAAGAAACCTCCAAACAGATTGTGAATCGCTCTATTGAAGCCTCCGACATGTTGCAGGAGGTGAGttgctgtgacacacacacacacacacacacacacacacacacacacacacaaactcatactCAACACAAGGCTTGAGAAGTGCTGCAAGGCTCAGTATAATTAAAGAAATAGTGACATGTTTTGGAATGTAGTTTGGAGGCgattacatctttttttaaatcttgactTTGGGTTACTTAGAAGGGTCCAGATCCCTGAAATtgatttctttatatttatcttACTTACTTGTCAGGAATGCTGTATCAAGCTCCAGTGTGAGAACGTTTTTCAGTTTATCCGTGTGATTGTGAACTTACCATCAAGCGCCACACGTAGTCAGTGTCATAAAGAGTTCCAATTGATAGTGATGCTGCTGAGTCCCTGGTGTGCCTTTGTCTTTCTCATAGCTAATAGGCTTGTTGCTCAGCtgttgctccttttttttttttctattctgtttCATAATAGATTTGCATTTGTGCTGCTGTCTTACTcaccctttgtgtgtgtgtgtacatctctctctctctctctctctctctctgccagcgTTATTGGGAGTGAGAGACAGATTTCCCGGGAACGTGCcgtagtttttagtttttggctGATTCTTCCCGCTCTCCCTGTAGGACCGTGGCTCTGTGTGGTACAGTAGTTTAACTGGGTGTGTTGTTGTGTGCTTCTGAGTAGCGCTAACTAACACTTTTAATCTAGAGTTGGATTATGTGCAGTGTAGCGTCCCATTCATTTTGACCATTATCGCTTCAGGATGACAGCAGTGAGTGGTATGAGGTGGAGCTGTTTGGATGACCTTGAATATGGACAGAAAGGTTAGATGTTGTGCTTGTGTTAGTTACCAATCGTGTGTTGGTGTTCTCAGCACTTAATAACAGGTGCCTGTGAATATAAATTGTATCATGCTGCATTTTTAAGAGGCTGagaacctgattttttttttccccctgtttgtgcctttttctAGACCATGGAGGAGTATATGAGCAAACCTGCATTTTAACCCATGGAGAAGGGACATAAAGGGGAGGAATCATGGAACcaattgtactgtatatgtgtaaaaGAAGCTTTTCAATATGGAAATGGGATTAACTTTGATTCTACCGGACATTTTCAAAGGCTGAAATTGGGTGCACTGAATGTCTGCTCGCTTTCTGCCTTAAACTGCAATCAGCTTCATTTGAGAGTAAGTCTAATATTTGTTCATAGTCATGCATTCAAGTGAAGGACGGGGTGGGATAGGAATGTTTTTACATTGACTGCCGTTATTAAAAGGTAAATGAAGTAGTAATAGAGGATATGAAAATCATAGCGATGAAGTGATTTTAGATTTACCAACTTGTTGCTTTTATACTTAAATCACATATTAATATGTTCGAAGTAAATGGTTTTGTTCCGAAAACACTCTGGACAGATTTTGGAAAAATTGTGCTATTTTACAGCTCTAGTTagtttcaaaaaacaaatttctgtcTCAAAAATAACAGATTTCTGAGGAGTttaaattatttgcttttataTCAGCATATAACTAATTTTGAATGAgactaataatgataaattttatactgtttttaatctgtataaCACATTACTTATGAGTGGGAGCATTAGTCTTTAAAAGGAGCAGTTGCTAGGGTGGCTGTGAATATCATGGTTTTTCATAATGTTAAATTTATGATGTTGGAGCTGAtgattaaaatatgtattttgataAACAGTCTGCTATGAGTAATCATTTTTACCATGATTGTATATTTGATATCAATTAAATTCATCAGACCTCATAGAATTTAGTGTTTACTAAGGATcaacatgattaaaaatgttacataatttTATTCCCCAAAACTATATCCACTGCTTCATCTGATTATAAACCCAGACTGTCTATTGTTTatggtttgatttgttttttcttttttttttttttaataaattttttttttttttaataaggatACACAACtcagcaagaagaaaaataataccGCTGACGCTTTATTCATCTGTGATTCATCACACATTATTGAACATGTAcaaaatggtttaaaaatgaGCATACATAGCACAACCACTGGTAGGCCAACAATACAGAGCTTCGCAGTATGAAAGGGTTGGAAGGCAGGCGACGGTCTGATATTTAGACTTGGAAATAATTACCCATAACAATAACATTAAGTCCACTCAACCTGAATATGCAACGAATCATAACGGCACTCGTTCTCAGCCCGGCAAACTGCCCTAACAAAGAATCCCTACAATATCCTTATAGTAATCCTGTCATTAGACTGtatgcttgtgtttttaaaggccCAGTCGGCATTATGCTTAATAATTTACATGTATATTCACATATGTTTTTGAATagtttgacatgaaaaataagcatttttacCATTACTCAGTTGATTATAGTTGAAAATATAGGCCTGCTTACCAACACTATTAATGTAAACAACATCACAAAACTTTAATAACTTGGATGTTCTTGCCATTTGATATTAGTCAATTTATTAATTGGCAATTTGAGAGTGACAACATGTTAACATCCAATCTAAGTGTTTTGACTATCTTGTCATTTGTGCACGGATTGCACCTTTAATCTTCTGTGATATCACTattatatttctaaaatgttcTTGCAGCAAGTATAGGGACTTGTATTAttcaaaatgtaagaaaaaaaaaagcattggaCCTGTAAGATTGCTATAGCCTAGTTCATTTTCGTTAGGGTGATATTAGTAATGCCAGCTATAGTTCATATAATAGAAATTTGTAAACCAGATCACGTCcaccaaactttattttttgagaCAGTATAAATACTATATTCATAATTTCGTGCATCTCGCGGGGGATCAACTACATCCCCGCCACTGTTTTTTCACGGcgctccttctcctcttcttcattcGCGGTCTGCGGAGCCGAGGGCTTGGCCGTTATCTCCTCTTTCCCCTGCATCTCCGTGGGCGTCACTTTCTCCTCGGTGGCCACCTCGGTTTCCCTCTTGGCCACTGGCCTCTTTTCAGTGTCCGATTGCCCCAAGTAGTCCTTCATGGCGCGCTCGTACAGCTCGTAAGGGAACTGCCCCTTCAGCTGCGCCTGGGTGTCCCGCTTGGTGATGGTGTTGGGGTACTCTGTGAGGATTTTGGCCGCCAGGTAGGTAGTCACCTCGTCTTCAACGTCGCcgtcatcatcttcatcatcagcaCCGTTGGCCTGACGTTTCAGGGGCATTTTGTTGAGCTCGGATAAGAAGAGGTTCTCCCTGCGTCCGGAGGGAGGCGGGATTTTAACTGGGCCTGAATTTGCAGCAGGTTTGGACCCCGATGGGATTCTGTCCGACGAGGGAGAGGTCTTCATGGGTCTCTGCACCACGGGATACTGGTTACTGATAGTCTCCACTCCGATGATGTCTAAAAAGTCCTCTCTGTCCATGTCCTCGGGGGCGGTCTTGCTCTTAAGCGGCAGTCTGCGGCTGAAGTACCTGATCTTGGGGGTCTGGCCGGTCGTGTAGCGCGCCGAGCCTTGGGGATCACGGTGGAGCTTTCTGAGCTCCTCTGTGAGCAGCATGTCGATGAGGTCCTGTGGAGGGACGTGGAGCTTCAgggagagctgcagcagctccttcACTGTGCGAGGATCCACGATGGAGGGGCGGAtcagtctctttctctgctccccGGTCTGGTCCCTCTTCTGCGTCTGGTCGCTCATCTCCAGGACCTTCAACAGGTAGTAATCTACCAGCTTAGTGTCATCGTCAGCCTCCTCTTGGTTCTGGCTGACACGGCGTTgcatctcctccctctctgcttcctcttgtTCCCCGAGCGCCCTGTCCATCTCTTCATGGCTCCCGTTGACCATGTCCTCcgtctcctccctctcctccacgGGGACCCACTCCTCTCCTCCGGCCACATCCTCGTAGGCCTGGTTTCTCAGGCTGAGCCCGCCCTCCTCCTCATCGTCGTCGTCCCCGAACACGTCTCTCTTCTGGTCGGCGACTGTTGGCATCCTCCCGAGCTCTTCAAAGATGGAGCGTAAATTGGCAAGACTCTGGGGTGTGTACTGCTCGTCCAGGTCCTCCGTGGCTCGCTTCGAAGCGTCTGTGTTCTCCTCATCCTCGAACATCAGCGGGTACTTCTTGTGGGGTCTGGGGAAATTACCGTAGTCTACCGGTGCGCTCTCAGGGATTTCAGTGTCTTTGGTGCGGTGCCTGTGAGTGCGGCGGTCGTTCCTGGACGCCGATGCGGGGCCAAGCTTCGCGTCTTTCCCGGCCTGATCCTGCAGAGACTGGAGCAGGGCTTTCATCAGCTGCTCGGCGGTAACGTCCTGCCTCTGCGTGCCGGGGGAAGGCTGGCGGTCCCCGGGACCCTCGTCCTGCTGCGAGGCGAGCTGAAGCAGGACCCTGAACTTGTCCACTTCATCGTAATCCACGGGTTCGGGTCGGCCCCCGTTCCGCTGCTTCAGATTCTCAATGTACTCCAGGGCCTTGATCATGTCGGAGCTAGGTGGGTAGGCAGCCGGCTGCCCCTCACTCTCCCCGCCTCTGAGCCTGTAGTGGCGGGGGAGAGACGCAGCCTGCACGGCGCATCCGTGGAGGAGGAAGGCGAGCAGGACCACGGCTCCCCCCGTGGGCAACTTGTGGTGGAAATGCAGCATTATAGGCTATGTATTACCTGCAAGCCAAGAGAGCGAGCAATGTTAgtgaagcagaggaaaaacaaccgCGTTGATTTATATATTTCCGTCTGTTATTTTGGCCAAACCCTTACTGGAAACGCATAAGCGTGAGCGAGTCTGTTTGGATGGCTTGGATTTCGTATGCGTATCAGGGAGTTTCGCTCCGCCAATTGCAGAGTATGATGCTGTGCGCCAGGAGATACGTTCACGTAACTGGATGAGTCACCCCCCGCGTTGTTATGGGCAACCTCAGCATCCGATTTTCTCCGAACAGCGTTAACcatcgtttaaaaaaaaaaaaaaaaactttccctTCTCgttatttcacaacaaaaactcATCGCAATCACCAATTGCTGAAGATGCGTTTAATCACGTtgataaccccccccccccccccccactgcaACATAAAGTGATCTGCGTAAagctgtggttaaaaaaaataaataatactgtCTTCTAATCGAATACATTTAGATATTCATTtcaggtaaaaataaacaaaacaaacaaaaaaaatcccccaaaacctataaaaaaaaaaatgtgtgtctcACCTTTGGCAATAAAGCTCAGACAGCAGTGAAGGTGTATGGCATCTCCTCTGGAGCGGGGCTGCTCGCTTCTGTCTTCAGCACTCGGACAGCTCCCCCTCGTTATATGAGCCGACACCTGACCAACGCGTCATCGCACGGCACACGCAATCGCCGGTCCCAGAAAATCCATACCGGCGACCCAGGTTTATGATACGGCTTACTGAGGGGGCTCGCTGCATCAAAAAACAGCCCCCCGGCGCTGTCCGCTGCACCGGGCCGCGCTGTGCAAGCTCCGGACTTTTAAAAAGAGCTTTCCAGTCAACACTGGAAAGCTCTTTTTAAAAGTCCGGAAGCAGATGTCTGCTGCAGCACGAGTGATGTGTCTAAGTGAGGGTTTGACCGTCTTGGGCATTTCAACTGTTCGCCTTTTAAATGGGCaggttctttgtttttattaaaaggaGAGCCTAACTCAAAGGAGCAGCACGCAGATGTCCCCTTTCCAATTCGCGGGAACAGCAACACTCGGGCGCGAAGTTTCATGAGACTGTGTcatcttaaaaaatgaaatacgCATTTTGGTACAGAGCAATTGAAGCCATCTCAATGTGGAACTGTGTCGTTTTTTCCCCATCACTTCCGCCGTCACCGATGGTCGTCGTGGCACGCGAAGAGTTAAACCCTCTAGCGATGACTCACAGGCTCAAACCACCGCGGAGTTGCTGTCGCAGTTcagcagcatctctctctctctctctctctctcctccctccctccgctGACAGTGACGGTGATAAACACCCTCCTGTCGGCCGGGGGCCAAAGCTCCGACGCTCCGGTAAGGTCGACAAGATGAAAGGTCACGGCTGGGTGGTGGCAAAGTTTAGGGTGAGATCAGAAGCTTTACTAAACAattaaagtacttttttttggtGAACATCTGCGGTTATCGAAAAATCTGCAGCCTTCATTATATAGGCTATGTTGATTTGGACTTTTTCACTTAAACGGTGAGTTGTAAATACTGAACAAAGAACATCTCAGCAAAATGAAAGCGCTGACGGAGAAACATCCACACACCATATTAATTTCCTTTCTATATGTAATTTCTCTTTAGGAATGAAAAACTCAGTTCAAAAATGCTCAATCACGTTCTGATTTTGGACTTATTCCTCCTgggaaaaaatcaaaacagttcTTTTCAGACACAAAATGAACCCTCAGTACATAGACCCATGTGCTAATTTGCAGCCAATTCATTTAATGCTTAAAAAGTATTTagactaaattaaaaaatttacaTTCCAGTATGTTTCGTGCTTTTCCTGCTTAAGTCTTTTGTTGGTGTCCATCTACAGGCCCACCAAATGGTCAGTCATATACATTAGGATGATTTTATCCACATTGATGCTCTAGCAACATCTCAAGTCTCCTTTTATACCCTCTAAAGTGATTCTAAGTATTCCACTCAATGCCCTCCGATAACCCATACACATAAGTGCTCTTCCATTTCAGCCCTGCTCTGGCTGACCCCTCATTTTCATTGCACATCTAATTGCATCCAATGTGCTCCTTATTTATTCCACGTTGTGATCCTTTCAAATCTGTTAAACTagtataagaaaagaaaaaaacaaaaactgcccACTTCTTCTTTTCGCTTCACCTTCTGTGCCGAGCACACGGTGCGTCATCATCACTGAAAAAGACGTCGATGACGTTGGAAGTGCTTTTTGCTCGAATGTGCCTGTTCTCCATGGCCgaagaggagctgcagagagcCTCCTGACGTTAAAAGACACATCCATCTGCCTGACTGCTGCTGTGCGTGCTGGCTTGTTTCAGTTcctatcagtgtgtgtgtgtgtgtgtgtgtgtgcgcgtgcaagcacaaaagagagggagggaatgaaaaaacaactgaatcccagatcgagagagagagagagagagagagagagaggtggtgtTGTTTGCAGGATGTGTTCTATAATCCCACAGCGTCACTCCTCTGACATCACAACTCTCCATTCAGAAACAGCCTCCGCCCCcgaccaacagcagcagctccagaggTCACGACAGCCAGCGCAcggtggtatcaatcttttaaAGGTTACGTTCTCTTGCATGCCCATTAAGAAATGGATAATAGAATATGCTCACTGTCTGCTATCAATTTTACTGAAAATTAACAAGCACACAGTGGCTCTATGAAGATGAATCTAAATGTTCAGCTCATTTATTTGACTGGCCGTTGACTGATGTACATGTCACACTTGTGTGGACAGAtgtgacagatgttttatgCAGCAAATGAGAGCCGAGACACATTATTTTAGAAGGGAACATTTGTCCAGCTTAAAAGCCTTTTAATACTTGGGTTGTGTCCATTTACTTAGCGGCACACTCAagtgtacacaaacacagctaTACACATACTGACAGTATTTACATGTGTGTTAAAGTCTTTAATGCTCAAATGAGCTTTTTCCTTACCGCACTGTGTGCTAAGAATAAGTTGTCATATGGTTGTTGGGATGTGTGTGAGTTAGTGATTATGTACCACTACAAAGGAACGGAAATCCACTTTAGAGGGATATGGTATTTCTTCAAACTCAGCTCTGTCAGTGTCTAAGCTAAGGACCAGTTTGGAACAAGTCTTGGTGGTTGGATCAATCAAGTGATATGGCATCGTGGAGGCTGTGTGTTGCCCTATATATTATATAACTAtgtaacatacatacatacacacacacacacacacacacacacacacacacacacatatatatatgtcaatgtgtttgttaGAGAAGAGTGTGCAATGTTGTATATTCCTATTAAAATTTTCCCCATTTGTTTCATCGAGGCAATTAAGATTTAAATTCTGAATACTACAATAAAACTGCATTGTCATTAATAGGCATTTCAACTTGTATCCTTATTTGCGTTGTATCTTTCAGCCGATCTCAATTTCTTTCTGTCGGTTTTGTCTGTACATCTGTTGTTGTGTAAGTTATATCAGCCCCCAGGGCACCGTGGTGATTCTGAGTGATGGATCAGAGGTTTTTCAAACCCAAATCCCAGCAGGTTCCTGGTGGCAGAAGATTAACTGACTGAATCTGTGGTTCCCCTCCAGGGCTTGTGATGTGCTGTCTGTGTGCATCGTTCCATACAGACCCACACGGTTGCTTCagacattaaaaaccaaagaaacTTTTCCACTGATCAGTACTGCTGCgtccctttcctctctctctttatctctacTTATTAATGGGAAATGCAGCAGGGAAGAAGAAACATCGTTAAGAGTCCGCAGTGCCACTTTCACTTATTCATTCGCTTTGTTTTCCCCGTTCACATTACTTTATTTAAGTCTATCTATCTACAAATGAGTTTTATTCTTCCAAATGCAACAGCATTTGTTGGCAAAATATTGATGTTTCTGTTGGATGCACAGCGGTATATGTTGAGCAGCTCCCCTTCCTCTCCAAGTATTAATGTGAGTTGCACGTTGGGGCGAAGGTTTTTAAGTTTGTGACTGCTTTCATGAAATCAGgtgtttatcatgtttttgtAATGTATGTAGTTTGCAGTTTGTAATGTGTACTAAAGAAATGCAGCTGTGTCTCCGGCTGTCCTTGGGAGCAGAGTTTTGTCCAAGGTGAACTGTTCCCActgacaaaccaaaaaaaaagtataagtAGACCTGCAAGAAGATTTACCAGCGTCCAAGCACTTGACGCAACTCGGAACCAAAGGTGCCCAGGAGGCCCAGGCCATCACTGAAAAGGGCTAAGACAGCTGGGTTAATACATGTGTCTCCTAGTGTAAGCACTGCTCTCTGCAATAGACTCAaaggcaaaaattaaaaagctatATAGGAAGCTCTTTTTTCCgttcactgatttttttcatttgctgttgaAAGAGACTCCTGAACCAACCACGGCGTGATGTATGAGCGTATTCATTATTATGTGAAGAAGGACGTGGTTTTTATTTGAAGATTCTTTATTATATACTGAAAATGGACACACATGGCCTGATATGCCTGTTTGTGCCGTTGTTCTTTTTCTTAGAGGAATTGGTTTGCATAGCCGCACAGTCTGAGTTGAATGTTAGCAAATTAGCATCATTTTGTTACACATTAAATTCCCCAAATCTCACTACTATGAGTGAAATGGTTTCCAATTGAGTGATTTGAAAATTTCCAGCCAGGACCAAATTGGTATGTGTCAGGTTTAACTTTTctatctttctccctctgtacCCGCAAACCATTTATATAATTTGTCTCTTTGATCACTGTATAATATCCGCCGTTATCTACAGtatctccctccccctccttcaGTCTGTAAACCCACAGCAGTCAATTGggacactgctgctgtttaccCACACGCCAATCAAAGCTGTGGGGAGAGAATGATATCAGCTCAACAACGACTTGAATGCGtcacaatgagaaaaaaaacaaaaaacaaaccacacacccatgtgttcacatgcagacacacacaaagcctcACAAAGCTGCATCTCAAGGATTTTGTGATcttttgcatgtgtgttcagGATTCTTGCTTTTATGCAAGAATCCATGATTCAACCAAGAGCTAAGGTAAGATCGTTAATCGTTTCAGCCTTGGATTTCTTCTTGAAAAGCCTAACATTCCAATATAATGCTGTTGCATCgacatatgtaaaaaaaaaaaaaaagaaagaaaagatggtcactgtgagggagagagagagaggcgacAGGGCCACATTTGGTCGTTCCTCCcctgctgctttgtttgttttgatccctctcctcacctcttcACCCCCCATCACCCCATCATGAGGCGGGGAGAGAATGGCATACCCGTTGTCATGGCTCACCCTCTTTTCAACCAACATCTCCATGGTGACGCTGCCTCACAGCCTTTCATCTGCTTCAGCCTTCATCTCTTCCCACAGGTTGGTATCCTCCTCTCCTCGATTAGACGTTCCTTTTCTCTAGCTAGTCATTTTCTTAGTGGCTTGCATACAttacttttctcctctgttgtaCCCATCTGGCTCATCCATCCCCTTGCGCCAATTACTGTGGTTAAAG encodes:
- the ap1s3b gene encoding AP-1 complex subunit sigma-3b isoform X3; amino-acid sequence: MMRFLLLFSRQGRLRLQKWFTPLSEREKKKIIRDMTTMVLARQPRSCNFLHWKDLKIIYKRYASLYFCLATENQENELLALEVIHRYVELLDKYFGNVCELDIIFNFEKAYFILDEFLMGGEIQETSKQIVNRSIEASDMLQETMEEYMSKPAF
- the scg2b gene encoding secretogranin-2b, encoding MLHFHHKLPTGGAVVLLAFLLHGCAVQAASLPRHYRLRGGESEGQPAAYPPSSDMIKALEYIENLKQRNGGRPEPVDYDEVDKFRVLLQLASQQDEGPGDRQPSPGTQRQDVTAEQLMKALLQSLQDQAGKDAKLGPASASRNDRRTHRHRTKDTEIPESAPVDYGNFPRPHKKYPLMFEDEENTDASKRATEDLDEQYTPQSLANLRSIFEELGRMPTVADQKRDVFGDDDDEEEGGLSLRNQAYEDVAGGEEWVPVEEREETEDMVNGSHEEMDRALGEQEEAEREEMQRRVSQNQEEADDDTKLVDYYLLKVLEMSDQTQKRDQTGEQRKRLIRPSIVDPRTVKELLQLSLKLHVPPQDLIDMLLTEELRKLHRDPQGSARYTTGQTPKIRYFSRRLPLKSKTAPEDMDREDFLDIIGVETISNQYPVVQRPMKTSPSSDRIPSGSKPAANSGPVKIPPPSGRRENLFLSELNKMPLKRQANGADDEDDDGDVEDEVTTYLAAKILTEYPNTITKRDTQAQLKGQFPYELYERAMKDYLGQSDTEKRPVAKRETEVATEEKVTPTEMQGKEEITAKPSAPQTANEEEEKERREKTVAGM
- the ap1s3b gene encoding AP-1 complex subunit sigma-3b isoform X2, giving the protein MRFLLLFSRQGRLRLQKWFTPLSEREKKKIIRDMTTMVLARQPRSCNFLHWKDLKIIYKRYASLYFCLATENQENELLALEVIHRYVELLDKYFGNVCELDIIFNFEKAYFILDEFLMGGEIQETSKQIVNRSIEASDMLQEDDSSEWYEVELFG
- the ap1s3b gene encoding AP-1 complex subunit sigma-3b isoform X1 — protein: MMRFLLLFSRQGRLRLQKWFTPLSEREKKKIIRDMTTMVLARQPRSCNFLHWKDLKIIYKRYASLYFCLATENQENELLALEVIHRYVELLDKYFGNVCELDIIFNFEKAYFILDEFLMGGEIQETSKQIVNRSIEASDMLQEDDSSEWYEVELFG